The Carettochelys insculpta isolate YL-2023 chromosome 18, ASM3395843v1, whole genome shotgun sequence genome window below encodes:
- the OGFOD2 gene encoding 2-oxoglutarate and iron-dependent oxygenase domain-containing protein 2 isoform X1 codes for MSTGVGFPRPSRAFFACACYHTDNLFLQRYGLHVSYRDEAQLRRDYGLVLGNLGCRTDEDFKAVLKEIQKEVQRRKQLDHQSKARKAIISQCYKPKHPEVYVLQESFLAPEFLETVKYCTSQDADLQGLLGRIDSISDKKIYRLPVFSEEFCRVFIEELENFEQSGMPKGRPNTMNNYGVLLNELGLYEAFITPLREKYLQPITTLLYPDCGGGSLDSHKAFVVKYSLNEDLDLSSHYDNAEVTLNVSLGKEFTEGNLYFGNLRQAPTPVPKYVEIEHVVSQGLLHRGGQIHGALPVTSGERWNLIIWMRSSAVRNQLCPMCNRKPELVEAEGFGDGFTRSPEGDMPQTVDLCSLI; via the exons ATGTCCACGGGGGTGGGGTTCCCTAGACCGTCCCGCGCCTTCTTTGCCTGCGCCTGCTACCACACGGACAACCTGTTCCTGCAGCGCTACGGCCTGCACGTCAGCTACCGGGACGAGGCGCAGCTCCGCAGGGACTATGGGCTG GTGTTAGGCAATCTTGGCTGCAGGACTGATGAAGACTTTAAAGCAGTTCTGAAAGAG ATTCAGAAAGAAGTACAAAGAAGAAAGCAATTAGATCACCAGTCCAAGGCAAGAAAAGCCATAATTTCACAATGTTACAAACCAAAGCATCCAGAAGTGTATGTTCTACAG GAGTCATTTCTGGCTCCAGAGTTTTTAGAGACAGTTAAGTACTGCACATCACAAGATGCTGATCTCCAAGGTCTCCTGGGCCGCATTGATTCTATATCAG ACAAGAAGATATATCGACTTCCAGTGTTCAGTGAGGAATTCTGCCGAGTCTTCATCGAAGAGCTGGAGAACTTTGAGCAATCTGGGATGCCCAAAGGCAGGCCAAACACGATGAATAATTATGGG GTTCTGTTAAATGAGCTTGGATTGTATGAAGCTTTCATTACACCTCTGCGTGAAAAATACCTGCAGCCCATAACAACCCTGCTTTACCCTGACTGTGGGGGAGGCTCCTTGGACAGCCACAAAGCATTTGTCGTCAAGTACTCGCTAAATGAAGATCTGGATTTGAGCTCGCACTACGACAATGCTGAAGTCACATTAAATGTATCCCTAGGAAAAGAATTTACTGAGGGCAACTTGTATTTTGGAAACCTCAGACAG GCCCCAACCCCAGTGCCAAAGTATGTGGAGATTGAGCATGTGGTATCCCAGGGCTTGCTACATCGAGGAGGGCAGATTCATGGGGCGCTGCCTGTCACCTCTGGGGAGCGCTGGAACCTCATTATATGGATGAGATCTTCTGCTGTCCGCAATCAGCTTTGCCCCATGTGCAACAGGAAACCTGAATTAGTGGAAGCAGAGGGGTTTGGAGATGGGTTCACAAGAAGTCCTGAAGGAGACATGCCTCAAACTGTGGATTTATGCTCTTTAATATAG
- the OGFOD2 gene encoding 2-oxoglutarate and iron-dependent oxygenase domain-containing protein 2 isoform X2, whose amino-acid sequence MLQTKASRSVCSTDKKIYRLPVFSEEFCRVFIEELENFEQSGMPKGRPNTMNNYGVLLNELGLYEAFITPLREKYLQPITTLLYPDCGGGSLDSHKAFVVKYSLNEDLDLSSHYDNAEVTLNVSLGKEFTEGNLYFGNLRQAPTPVPKYVEIEHVVSQGLLHRGGQIHGALPVTSGERWNLIIWMRSSAVRNQLCPMCNRKPELVEAEGFGDGFTRSPEGDMPQTVDLCSLI is encoded by the exons ATGTTACAAACCAAAGCATCCAGAAGTGTATGTTCTACAG ACAAGAAGATATATCGACTTCCAGTGTTCAGTGAGGAATTCTGCCGAGTCTTCATCGAAGAGCTGGAGAACTTTGAGCAATCTGGGATGCCCAAAGGCAGGCCAAACACGATGAATAATTATGGG GTTCTGTTAAATGAGCTTGGATTGTATGAAGCTTTCATTACACCTCTGCGTGAAAAATACCTGCAGCCCATAACAACCCTGCTTTACCCTGACTGTGGGGGAGGCTCCTTGGACAGCCACAAAGCATTTGTCGTCAAGTACTCGCTAAATGAAGATCTGGATTTGAGCTCGCACTACGACAATGCTGAAGTCACATTAAATGTATCCCTAGGAAAAGAATTTACTGAGGGCAACTTGTATTTTGGAAACCTCAGACAG GCCCCAACCCCAGTGCCAAAGTATGTGGAGATTGAGCATGTGGTATCCCAGGGCTTGCTACATCGAGGAGGGCAGATTCATGGGGCGCTGCCTGTCACCTCTGGGGAGCGCTGGAACCTCATTATATGGATGAGATCTTCTGCTGTCCGCAATCAGCTTTGCCCCATGTGCAACAGGAAACCTGAATTAGTGGAAGCAGAGGGGTTTGGAGATGGGTTCACAAGAAGTCCTGAAGGAGACATGCCTCAAACTGTGGATTTATGCTCTTTAATATAG